A genomic segment from Bryobacteraceae bacterium encodes:
- a CDS encoding PEP-CTERM sorting domain-containing protein (PEP-CTERM proteins occur, often in large numbers, in the proteomes of bacteria that also encode an exosortase, a predicted intramembrane cysteine proteinase. The presence of a PEP-CTERM domain at a protein's C-terminus predicts cleavage within the sorting domain, followed by covalent anchoring to some some component of the (usually Gram-negative) cell surface. Many PEP-CTERM proteins exhibit an unusual sequence composition that includes large numbers of potential glycosylation sites. Expression of one such protein has been shown restore the ability of a bacterium to form floc, a type of biofilm.), which translates to MKITSGFEGVIVGATFVDWTPPGGPDGTFGTSIGTTLTYDAGTPLGTGAAGRILDLVALPPLPGFMVFPVSAPGLVFDLEALGPGSANTDCTQLGPCSVFVGSPFTLERNGANTTISLNARGTVTDNTAAISYWNGAFTTQIVGRTPEQIQADFLNVLGHTEESTYSAEFIVSPIPEPATAALIGAGLLVIGWTRRRRRV; encoded by the coding sequence ATGAAGATTACGTCGGGATTCGAAGGCGTAATCGTCGGTGCGACGTTCGTTGACTGGACCCCGCCGGGCGGCCCCGACGGCACGTTCGGAACGTCCATCGGAACCACCCTAACCTACGACGCGGGCACACCGCTCGGCACGGGCGCCGCCGGTCGAATTCTCGACCTGGTGGCACTGCCACCGCTTCCCGGCTTCATGGTCTTTCCGGTTTCTGCCCCGGGTCTGGTGTTTGACCTCGAGGCGCTCGGACCAGGCTCGGCGAACACGGACTGCACCCAGTTGGGCCCGTGCTCGGTCTTCGTTGGATCACCGTTCACTCTGGAACGGAACGGCGCCAACACGACGATCAGCCTGAACGCGCGCGGTACGGTGACCGACAACACCGCAGCCATTTCCTACTGGAATGGCGCGTTCACTACGCAGATTGTCGGACGGACGCCGGAGCAGATCCAGGCCGACTTCCTCAACGTGCTTGGCCATACCGAGGAAAGCACCTACTCCGCTGAGTTCATCGTTTCGCCAATTCCGGAGCCGGCAACGGCCGCTCTCATCGGCGCGGGCCTGCTCGTGATCGGCTGGACGCGGCGCCGGCGACGGGTGTAG
- a CDS encoding FAD-binding oxidoreductase yields MNGPVRDEFFRVLGSLGVFDDPQTLQAAASATFQTAQEVPLVLRPANREEVERCVLVANRLGVPLYPISTGKNWGYGSRVPPRTGAILVDLGRLNRILDYNEENAYVVVEPGVTQRQLYEYLAERGGKLWMDCSGASPDASVVANALERGFGHSPYADHFAHACQFEVVLANGSVIETGHGRFGAASAPTYRWGSGPVLDGLFSQSNLGIVTRCSLWLMPRPAHFEAFFFSSDDDGALAAIVDALRPLRLDGTLRSGVHIGNGYKVLSGLGQYPWEETGGATPLSPAILRDLARRYQFGAWNASGAIYGTREQVAVTRRLVRRALRGKVRKLTFVDERMLRMAGRVKGAARLILRWDLDRMLELVWPLFGLLQGVPTGQPLRSVYWRKRAPPPADMDPDRDRCGLLWCAPVAPLRGEHAVKLASIATATLLEHGFEPQISITLLTERTLACIVSIGYDRDVPGADEAALRCYVELSERLRAAGYHFYRLGIQGMEYARSQGAYDDLLRKLKRALDPNGILAPGRYLPVD; encoded by the coding sequence TTGAACGGTCCGGTTCGGGACGAGTTCTTCCGGGTCCTAGGGTCATTGGGGGTATTCGATGACCCCCAAACGCTCCAGGCGGCCGCCTCCGCGACCTTCCAGACAGCCCAGGAAGTACCGCTGGTACTGCGGCCTGCGAACCGCGAAGAGGTCGAGCGCTGCGTCCTCGTGGCCAACCGGCTCGGGGTTCCGCTCTACCCCATCAGTACCGGCAAGAATTGGGGATACGGGTCGCGCGTGCCTCCCCGCACTGGCGCCATCCTCGTGGACCTCGGCCGCCTCAATCGCATCCTCGACTACAACGAGGAAAACGCCTATGTCGTTGTGGAGCCGGGCGTCACCCAGCGGCAACTGTACGAGTATCTCGCCGAGCGGGGTGGCAAGTTGTGGATGGATTGCAGCGGCGCCAGCCCCGATGCGAGCGTCGTGGCCAACGCACTCGAACGCGGCTTCGGCCACTCCCCCTACGCGGACCATTTCGCGCATGCCTGCCAGTTCGAAGTCGTGCTTGCCAACGGCTCCGTCATCGAAACCGGCCACGGCCGCTTCGGGGCGGCGTCGGCGCCGACGTACCGCTGGGGATCGGGGCCGGTGCTCGATGGCTTGTTTTCGCAATCGAACCTGGGAATCGTTACGCGCTGCTCACTCTGGCTGATGCCGAGGCCCGCACACTTCGAAGCATTCTTCTTCAGTTCCGATGATGACGGCGCTCTCGCCGCGATCGTCGATGCGCTACGCCCGTTGCGGCTCGACGGAACGCTCCGGAGCGGTGTCCACATCGGCAACGGCTACAAGGTGCTCTCCGGCCTGGGGCAGTATCCGTGGGAGGAAACCGGCGGGGCGACGCCCTTGAGCCCGGCCATCCTGCGGGACCTGGCGCGCCGCTACCAGTTCGGAGCCTGGAACGCGAGCGGAGCCATCTACGGAACGCGCGAACAGGTGGCCGTGACGCGCCGTCTGGTCCGCCGGGCGCTGCGAGGGAAGGTGCGCAAGCTGACCTTCGTCGACGAGCGGATGTTGCGGATGGCCGGCCGCGTAAAAGGCGCCGCGCGCCTGATTCTCCGCTGGGATCTCGACCGCATGCTCGAATTGGTGTGGCCCTTGTTCGGCCTGCTGCAGGGCGTTCCAACCGGTCAGCCGCTCCGTAGCGTCTACTGGCGGAAGCGCGCTCCTCCGCCCGCCGATATGGACCCGGACCGCGACCGGTGTGGGCTGCTCTGGTGCGCCCCTGTCGCGCCGCTGCGGGGGGAGCACGCCGTCAAACTCGCCTCCATCGCCACCGCCACGCTGCTCGAGCACGGCTTCGAGCCGCAAATTTCAATTACGCTGCTTACCGAGCGCACACTCGCGTGCATCGTATCGATCGGTTATGACCGGGACGTGCCCGGAGCCGACGAAGCGGCGCTGCGTTGCTACGTGGAGTTGTCGGAACGGCTGCGCGCCGCCGGGTATCACTTCTATCGCCTGGGAATCCAGGGAATGGAGTACGCTCGAAGCCAGGGAGCCTACGACGATCTCCTGCGAAAGCTGAAGCGCGCGCTCGATCCCAATGGCATCCTCGCGCCGGGGCGCTATCTGCCGGTCGATTAG
- the asnS gene encoding asparagine--tRNA ligase, translated as MVEKGGYVRDILALAPGAEATARGWVKTRTEFPAHYFVKVSDGSSFADLQLLVEKDAIDEATMAQVTTGACVEASGVIVPSAGKEQPTDLKVSRLAVHGAADPATYYLQKKRMNLETLREIAHFRTRTNTFGAVFRVRNRLAFAVHEFFQSRGFMLVHSPIITASDAEGAGQMFQVTTFDIGAPPRDGGGEVDFGQDFFGRPSHLTVSGQLEAEIFALAFTNVYTFGPTFRAENSNTARHLAEFWMIEPEMAFCDLDGDKALAEDFLKFIIEAVMRDCQRDLEFFQQFYDKQLIPTLENVVANRFEQITYTEAVELITGAKKKWEYPVRWGTDLQSEHERFLTEEVFRKPVVVTGYPKEIKAFYMRENDDGRTVRAMDVLAPRIGEIIGGSQREDRLEVLERKVAEQCATHGTDPEAYRWYLELRKYGGVEHSGFGLGFERMMMYLTGMSNIRDVIPFPRYPGHADF; from the coding sequence ATGGTCGAAAAAGGCGGGTACGTCCGTGACATCCTTGCACTGGCGCCGGGCGCGGAGGCAACGGCACGGGGTTGGGTGAAGACGCGCACGGAGTTTCCGGCGCACTATTTCGTGAAGGTGAGCGACGGGTCTTCGTTCGCGGATCTGCAGCTTCTGGTGGAGAAGGACGCGATCGACGAGGCGACGATGGCGCAGGTGACCACCGGGGCGTGCGTGGAGGCGAGCGGAGTGATCGTGCCCTCGGCCGGGAAGGAGCAGCCAACAGACCTCAAGGTGAGCCGCCTGGCGGTGCACGGCGCGGCCGATCCGGCTACGTACTATCTCCAGAAGAAGCGGATGAACCTGGAGACGCTGCGTGAGATCGCGCACTTCCGGACCCGTACCAATACGTTCGGCGCGGTGTTCCGGGTTCGCAACCGGTTGGCGTTCGCCGTCCACGAGTTCTTCCAGAGCCGCGGGTTCATGCTGGTCCATTCGCCGATCATCACGGCGTCGGACGCCGAGGGCGCGGGGCAGATGTTCCAGGTGACGACGTTCGACATCGGCGCTCCGCCGCGCGACGGCGGGGGAGAAGTGGATTTCGGGCAGGACTTCTTCGGGCGACCGTCGCATCTGACGGTGAGCGGGCAGTTGGAGGCGGAGATCTTCGCGCTTGCCTTCACCAACGTTTATACGTTTGGGCCGACGTTCCGCGCCGAGAACTCCAACACGGCCCGCCATCTCGCGGAGTTCTGGATGATCGAGCCGGAGATGGCGTTCTGCGACCTCGACGGCGACAAGGCGCTGGCCGAGGATTTCCTGAAGTTCATCATCGAGGCGGTGATGCGTGACTGTCAGCGCGACCTGGAGTTCTTCCAGCAGTTCTACGACAAGCAGCTCATCCCGACGCTCGAGAACGTGGTGGCCAACCGCTTCGAGCAGATCACGTATACCGAGGCGGTGGAGTTGATCACCGGGGCGAAGAAGAAGTGGGAGTATCCGGTGCGGTGGGGGACGGATCTGCAGAGCGAGCACGAACGGTTCCTCACCGAGGAGGTTTTCAGGAAGCCGGTGGTGGTGACCGGGTATCCGAAGGAGATCAAGGCGTTCTACATGCGCGAGAACGACGATGGGCGGACGGTGCGGGCGATGGATGTGTTGGCTCCGCGGATCGGCGAGATCATCGGGGGGAGCCAGAGAGAGGATCGCCTGGAGGTGTTGGAGCGGAAGGTGGCGGAGCAATGCGCCACGCACGGGACGGATCCGGAGGCGTATCGCTGGTACTTGGAGCTGCGGAAGTACGGGGGTGTTGAACATTCCGGGTTCGGGCTTGGGTTCGAGCGGATGATGATGTATCTGACGGGAATGAGCAACATTCGCGACGTGATTCCGTTCCCGAGGTACCCAGGACACGCGGATTTCTAG
- a CDS encoding NTP transferase domain-containing protein produces the protein MTGTLPAAAPLSRDKILNPANLAALDDLVPDQPLLVLLAAGKGTRFGSDPKCIQLVHGTPLARHSIDEFHRSNDAPSDPPAVVIVGYKHAEVSTALGADNVYVLSANPAGGTAFAAWEAFSVPALLEKDPLLIVSMGDRIVPASIYRRLCETHRNGGAEAAVTFLSAVYEPPKNRGKGRVLRDRDGRVIRILEERDALLEPDPVHRQRLLDLTEGNCPLYVIRASTLYRLLRGVTNDNAQSQFYLTDVVQALAAQGKDVRTVTTTVADPEYDLLCSDVTQPMDLALLEGILSSSRGLLFPDEMEVEHAARAICDGRPPAQVAAIARQLSELASAAVREKLGFHPSRPLAIGVSGGRLRIAFMHPDMARFFGPAWQMPIGAGSPSGDEQIVVITQGASDGRIHLFPVNPKYRESINSVPSDFEPMYPGDDISGVHAYEGFGTRMSESLLLSLGYFSDEEVARRKEAGLPLPPPSLWVGNSMRRPFALVGNAIASMRTLRTGSIGARIQDHLGRESFRGLRLVSSGAIPEGGFSSSSALTVATKNAINALYGLGISADLLVHLACQAEYGTGVRAGSLDQATEQKGRTGEGTLISSNPRENYRILGTFPVPAGRIAILFPYSVERDRNAWRWSGGVYSETIAGEAGGTTGEMRKMTGKAAEIAALLTRLPVDTDFFKAVEDDLLEDGLLSPANRRATAGLLARLPLRVSRERLRELALGNAEWYAAQLNEPSAAASAAIETLFAGWRDPVLRRALPDGKTVAERGVPLRAMVAYLFAEVAKNFFLIHHPERWIEMVALSQLGDTCYRIDPERLPTREDMEGEFAWDAGVEGPTRLSAWLDRAGAQPYDFNRGLDDAALSAAEPPEFHQLEGGNFFRGLALIDLAGAMLTRAFGRAAVAIRVNAAGQGDFFQVHVDRSLADPDEVKRFLQAAFYRRFGLAPSPAFVEPHSGGGACGVRLSRYSALPQLIRRLQRESPSQIFTGSASGASSS, from the coding sequence ATGACCGGTACCCTGCCGGCCGCCGCGCCGCTTTCGCGCGACAAGATCCTCAACCCCGCCAACCTCGCCGCGCTCGACGACCTCGTGCCCGATCAGCCGCTGCTCGTACTGCTCGCGGCCGGTAAGGGGACCCGCTTCGGCTCCGACCCCAAGTGCATCCAGCTTGTGCACGGTACGCCGCTCGCGCGCCACTCGATCGACGAGTTCCACCGCTCCAACGACGCGCCGTCGGATCCGCCCGCTGTCGTCATCGTCGGCTACAAGCACGCGGAAGTCTCCACCGCCCTCGGCGCCGACAACGTCTATGTGCTTTCGGCGAACCCCGCCGGCGGCACCGCCTTCGCCGCCTGGGAGGCCTTCTCCGTCCCCGCGCTCCTCGAGAAAGACCCGCTGCTGATCGTCAGCATGGGCGACCGGATCGTTCCCGCCTCCATCTACCGCCGCTTGTGCGAAACGCATCGCAACGGCGGGGCCGAGGCGGCGGTGACGTTTCTTTCCGCCGTCTACGAGCCGCCCAAGAATCGCGGCAAGGGGCGCGTGCTGCGCGACCGCGACGGCCGCGTCATCCGCATCCTCGAAGAACGCGACGCGCTCCTCGAGCCGGATCCCGTTCACCGCCAACGCCTCCTCGATCTCACCGAGGGTAACTGCCCCCTCTACGTCATCCGCGCCTCCACCCTCTACCGCCTGCTGCGCGGCGTCACCAACGACAACGCCCAATCGCAGTTCTACCTCACCGACGTCGTCCAGGCGCTGGCCGCGCAAGGCAAGGACGTCCGCACCGTCACCACCACCGTCGCCGACCCGGAGTACGACCTGCTCTGCTCCGATGTCACCCAGCCGATGGATCTCGCCCTGCTCGAAGGCATCCTCTCGTCCTCGCGCGGACTCCTGTTCCCCGATGAAATGGAAGTGGAGCACGCCGCCCGCGCGATTTGCGACGGGCGCCCTCCCGCCCAGGTGGCCGCCATCGCGCGTCAGTTGAGCGAACTCGCCTCCGCCGCAGTGCGCGAGAAGCTCGGGTTTCATCCCAGCCGCCCCCTCGCCATCGGCGTCTCCGGCGGGCGCCTCCGCATCGCGTTCATGCATCCCGACATGGCTCGCTTCTTCGGACCCGCCTGGCAGATGCCCATCGGCGCCGGATCGCCATCCGGGGACGAGCAGATCGTCGTCATTACGCAAGGCGCCTCCGACGGGCGCATTCATCTCTTCCCGGTGAACCCGAAATACCGCGAATCGATCAACTCCGTGCCCTCCGATTTCGAGCCGATGTATCCCGGCGATGACATCTCCGGCGTCCACGCCTACGAAGGCTTCGGCACGCGCATGAGCGAGAGCCTGCTGCTTTCGCTAGGCTACTTCAGCGATGAGGAGGTGGCGCGCCGCAAGGAAGCCGGGCTCCCGCTCCCGCCTCCGTCGCTCTGGGTCGGCAACAGCATGCGGCGGCCGTTCGCGCTGGTGGGCAACGCCATCGCCTCCATGCGCACCCTGCGTACCGGTTCCATCGGCGCCCGAATCCAGGATCATCTCGGCCGCGAGAGCTTCCGCGGCTTGCGCCTCGTCTCGAGCGGCGCCATTCCCGAAGGCGGCTTCTCGAGTTCGTCCGCCCTCACTGTCGCTACGAAGAACGCCATCAACGCACTCTACGGTCTCGGCATCTCGGCCGACCTGCTCGTCCACCTCGCCTGCCAGGCCGAGTACGGCACCGGAGTCCGCGCTGGTTCGCTCGACCAGGCCACCGAACAGAAGGGCCGCACCGGCGAGGGAACGCTCATCTCGTCCAATCCGCGCGAAAACTACCGGATTCTCGGAACGTTCCCCGTGCCGGCCGGCCGCATCGCGATTCTCTTCCCGTACTCGGTGGAGCGGGACCGCAACGCGTGGCGCTGGTCCGGCGGCGTCTATTCGGAGACCATCGCCGGCGAGGCCGGGGGAACCACCGGCGAGATGCGCAAGATGACCGGCAAGGCCGCCGAGATCGCGGCGCTGCTCACTCGCCTCCCGGTGGATACGGACTTCTTCAAGGCCGTGGAAGACGATCTCCTCGAAGACGGGCTCCTGTCGCCGGCCAATCGCCGCGCGACGGCCGGCCTGCTGGCCCGCCTGCCGCTACGCGTCTCGCGCGAACGCCTGCGCGAGCTTGCCCTCGGTAACGCCGAATGGTACGCCGCGCAGTTGAATGAGCCTTCAGCCGCCGCCTCGGCGGCGATCGAAACGCTGTTCGCCGGCTGGCGCGATCCCGTGCTGCGGCGCGCACTTCCCGACGGCAAGACGGTCGCTGAGCGCGGCGTGCCCCTCCGTGCGATGGTGGCGTATCTTTTCGCCGAGGTGGCGAAAAACTTCTTTCTCATTCATCACCCCGAACGCTGGATCGAGATGGTGGCGCTCTCGCAGCTCGGCGATACCTGTTACCGGATCGATCCGGAACGCTTGCCGACGCGCGAGGACATGGAAGGCGAGTTCGCGTGGGACGCCGGCGTGGAAGGTCCCACCCGCCTGAGCGCCTGGCTGGACCGTGCCGGAGCCCAGCCCTACGATTTCAATCGCGGACTCGATGACGCCGCTCTTAGCGCAGCGGAGCCGCCCGAATTCCACCAACTCGAAGGCGGGAACTTCTTCCGCGGTCTGGCGCTGATCGACTTGGCCGGCGCCATGCTCACCCGGGCGTTCGGGCGCGCCGCCGTCGCTATACGCGTGAACGCCGCCGGACAAGGGGACTTCTTCCAGGTCCACGTGGACCGCTCACTCGCCGATCCGGACGAGGTGAAGCGATTCCTCCAGGCTGCCTTCTACCGCCGCTTCGGACTGGCCCCTTCGCCTGCTTTTGTGGAGCCGCATTCCGGCGGCGGGGCCTGCGGCGTCCGGCTCAGCCGGTACTCGGCGTTGCCCCAACTCATCCGGCGCTTGCAGCGCGAATCGCCTTCACAAATCTTTACCGGCTCTGCTTCCGGCGCATCGTCTTCTTAG
- a CDS encoding transglutaminase-like domain-containing protein, which produces MTLSRRGMIGLAALAGPTLSATKIERPERTVSVRYEVELESDPKSTVSLWLPVPQTDENQEVMDLRFLGLAQPELHMGERGNRYLFTQLAGNSQVEMSFTVTRRERRGTGGSAGAAAPSCCLGPARLVPLDGKIRAWAQAVVGRARARTDLEKARAIYEHVVKTVKYDKSGKGWGRGDIYYACDTRRGNCSDFHAIFIGYARALGIPAQFVIGMPLPPAARSGEIAGYHCWAEFYAEGSGWIPVDASEAAKDPSRRNYFFGALDENRVEFTRGRDIVLTPPQKGEPLNFFVYPYGESNGKALEKPPRTRVTFAAVG; this is translated from the coding sequence ATGACACTCAGCCGGCGCGGAATGATCGGGCTGGCGGCGTTGGCCGGCCCGACGCTCTCAGCAACCAAGATCGAGCGGCCGGAGCGCACCGTGTCGGTGCGTTACGAGGTGGAGCTGGAAAGCGACCCGAAGTCGACTGTGTCTCTGTGGCTGCCGGTTCCGCAAACCGATGAGAACCAAGAAGTGATGGACCTCCGATTCCTGGGGCTGGCGCAACCGGAGCTGCACATGGGCGAGCGGGGAAATCGCTACCTGTTCACGCAACTCGCCGGGAACAGCCAGGTGGAGATGAGTTTCACGGTAACGCGCAGGGAACGGCGAGGGACAGGCGGCTCGGCCGGCGCGGCGGCCCCGTCGTGCTGCCTGGGTCCGGCGCGGCTGGTTCCGCTCGACGGGAAGATTCGCGCGTGGGCGCAAGCGGTGGTGGGCAGGGCCCGCGCCCGAACCGACCTCGAGAAGGCGCGCGCGATTTACGAGCATGTGGTGAAGACCGTGAAGTACGACAAGTCCGGCAAGGGCTGGGGCCGGGGCGACATTTACTACGCGTGCGACACACGGCGGGGCAACTGTTCTGACTTTCACGCCATCTTTATCGGCTACGCCCGGGCGCTGGGCATTCCAGCGCAGTTTGTCATCGGGATGCCGCTGCCGCCGGCGGCCCGTTCCGGCGAGATCGCCGGATATCACTGCTGGGCGGAGTTCTACGCCGAAGGCTCCGGCTGGATCCCGGTGGACGCCTCGGAGGCGGCCAAAGACCCGAGCCGCCGCAACTATTTCTTCGGGGCGCTGGATGAGAACCGCGTGGAGTTTACGCGGGGGCGGGATATCGTGCTTACTCCGCCTCAAAAGGGAGAGCCGCTGAATTTCTTCGTCTATCCGTATGGCGAGAGTAACGGCAAAGCGCTCGAGAAGCCGCCACGCACGCGGGTAACTTTCGCGGCGGTAGGGTGA
- a CDS encoding redoxin domain-containing protein has translation MKPLITAAAILVFAVSAPAQAPPKTHLKTGDKAPDFTLPSTAGKAVKLSDFQGKKNVVLAFYPAAFTGGCTKEMQAYQLGLSKFDGADTQVFGVSTDNTPSQRKFAESLEVTFPMLSDFTTRQVSKDYGVLMADRGIANRTTFVIDKEGRIQHIEEGTAAIDISGAYTACSRLAGKR, from the coding sequence ATGAAACCCCTCATCACCGCAGCAGCCATCCTCGTCTTCGCCGTCAGTGCACCGGCGCAGGCCCCCCCGAAAACCCACCTCAAGACCGGCGACAAGGCTCCCGATTTCACTTTGCCGTCGACTGCCGGAAAGGCCGTGAAGCTATCCGACTTCCAAGGCAAGAAGAACGTTGTGCTCGCCTTCTATCCGGCCGCCTTCACCGGAGGCTGCACGAAGGAGATGCAGGCCTACCAATTGGGCCTTTCGAAGTTCGACGGGGCCGATACGCAGGTATTCGGAGTGAGCACCGACAACACACCGTCGCAGCGGAAGTTCGCTGAGTCGCTGGAGGTGACCTTCCCAATGCTGAGCGACTTCACCACGCGCCAGGTATCCAAGGACTACGGCGTGTTGATGGCGGACCGGGGCATCGCCAACCGGACGACGTTCGTGATCGACAAGGAAGGCCGGATCCAACACATTGAGGAGGGAACGGCCGCCATCGACATCTCGGGCGCCTATACGGCGTGCAGCCGGCTGGCCGGGAAACGATGA